A window of the Loxodonta africana isolate mLoxAfr1 chromosome 3, mLoxAfr1.hap2, whole genome shotgun sequence genome harbors these coding sequences:
- the KLF18 gene encoding LOW QUALITY PROTEIN: Kruppel-like factor 18 (The sequence of the model RefSeq protein was modified relative to this genomic sequence to represent the inferred CDS: inserted 2 bases in 2 codons), with product MKSFLQTLEEIEFLQGASKPCTEQXTPAAPEPQVYMSLTAHDEGSQHESTQNQVLPSLRPTTMTSTHSNILEPILTQNSTVPPVKALNMTFGGLNETFSMAQKVTSFDQIKPTAECQMTHITDTRKTSFAGSQMTTITASKMTIPNEGGRIMALSVDQTLSGGQKTISTGDQTLYGDKMMTFNGDQTLCGSQMTTLKGGQIYKDQMKTFKGGQLTISSSDHTFYKHEMTTLKGGQLTTSSSDQTFYGIQMTALKGDQMMTSSGHHTLCGGQLMTSSSDQTFYEDQMTTLKGSQMTSFSSDQTLYGGQVMTSSGHHILCRAQLMTSSSDQTFCGDQMTTSNGEQTYYKDQMTTSRSDHTLCGDQITTSSGYQTLCGGRMATSNDKQTFSKDQVTMSSSDHTFYSGQMTTSSVYQTLCGDQMTTFNGDLTFYKDQMTSLKEGYMTASNGDQTFYKDQMTTFSSDHTLYGDQMTNSSGYQTHFGSQMTTSSSSPSLYGDQITTSSGYQTLCRGQVTTSNSDQTYKDHMTTSSSDHTLYGDQMANSTGYQTLSGGQITTSNGEQTYYKDQMTTSSSDHILYGGQMMTFCGYQTLYGGQMTTSNGDQTFYKDQMTTLKEGQVTTSNGEQTHYKDQMATFSSDHTLCGDQMTTSSGYQNLCGSQMATSSGDQTFYKDQMTSLRGGHMTPSSGDQTYKGHMTTSSSDHTLCGDQLKTSSDFQTIRGGQMTTSNGDQTFCKDQMTSLNGGQVTTSNGDQIYKDQMTSLKGGQMTTSNDEQTYYKDHMKASSSDHILCGDKMTTSSGYQNLCGGQMATSNDDQTFFKDQMTSLKEGYMTTCSGEQTYYKDQMTTSRSDHTLCADQMTTSSGYQTLCGGQMTNLKGDQVTTSSSDHTLSGDQVTTSSRYQTLCRGQMTTSNGDRTFSKDQMTSLKGGQVTTSNGGQTSSSDHTLYGDQMANTSGYQILSGGQITTSSGEQGYYKDQMTTSSSDHTLYGGQMMTSSGYQTFYGGQMTTFIGDKTLYKDQMITLKEGQVTTSNGDRTSKNQVTTLKESQMTISSSDHTLYGDQITTSSGYQTLCGGQMTTSNGDQMTNLTGDQMTTSSSDHILYGGHITTSSGYQTLYGDQMTTLKGRGQMTTSRGYYTLYRGYMMSCLVSSLPYXGFQYFSDFNLIQGQSLEEQKWKPKVQRRQSQKNHDILKLYTCTYQDCGKSYLRRARLRIHECIHTGEKPYICNVKGCARKFSRSDGLYRHKKKHNGERPYVCTRCNKNFARSDHLKLHQKSHE from the exons ATGAAATCCTTCCtccagacacttgaggaaattgAGTTTCTCCAAGGCGCCTCTAAGCCATGTACAGAAC ACACCCCAGCAGCACCAGAGCCACAGGTCTACATGTCTCTGACTGCTCATGATGAGGGAAGCCAACATGAGTCAACCCAGAACCAGGTGTTGCCTTCCTTAAGACCCACAACAATGACGTCTACACATTCTAACATCCTTGAGCCAATCCTTACCCAGAACTCAACAGTGCCCCCTGTTAAAGCCCTTAATATGACCTTTGGAGGTCTAAATGAGACTTTTTCCATGGCCCAGAAGGTGACTTCCTTTGATCAGATAAAACCAACAGCAGAATGCCAGATGACACATATCACTGACACCCGAAAGACATCATTCGCTGGCAGCCAAATGACAACTATTACTGCAAGCAAGATGACAATCCCCAATGAGGGTGGCCGAATTATGGCCCTCAGTGTTGACCAGACCCTCAgtggaggccagaagacaatcTCCACTGGTGACCAGACCCTTTATGGGGACAAAATGATGACCTTCAATGGTGACCAGACCCTCTGTGGAAGCCAGATGACAACTCTTAAAGGGGGCCAGATCTATAAGGACCAGATGAAAACTTTTAAAGGGGGCCAGCTGACAATCTCCAGTAGTGACCACACCTTCTATAAGCATGAGATGACAACTCTTAAAGGGGGCCAGCTGACAACCTCCAGTAGTGACCAGACCTTTTATGGGATCCAGATGACAGCTCTTAAAGGGGATCAGATGATGACCTCCAGTGGCCACCACACCCTCTGTGGGGGCCAGCTGATGACTTCCAGTAGTGACCAGACTTTCTATGAGGACCAGATGACAACTCTTAAAGGGAGCCAGATGACAAGCTTCAGTAGTGATCAAACCCTCTATGGTGGCCAGGTGATGACCTCCAGTGGTCACCACATACTCTGTAGGGCCCAGCTGATGACCTCCAGTAGTGACCAGACCTTCTGTGGGGACCAGATGACAACCTCCAATGGTGAACAGACCTACTATAAGGACCAGATGACAACCTCCAGGAGTGATCACACACTCTGTGGTGACCAGATCACAACTTCCAGTGGTTACCAGACCCTCTGTGGGGGCCGGATGGCAACCTCCAACGATAAACAGACCTTCTCTAAGGACCAGGTGACAATGTCCAGTAGTGATCATACCTTCTATAGTGGCCAGATGACAACATCCAGTGTTTACCAGACCCTCTGTGGGGACCAGATGACAACCTTCAATGGTGACCTGACTTTCTATAAGGACCAGATGACATCTCTGAAGGAGGGCTATATGACAGCCTCCAATGGAGACCAGACCTTCTATAAGGACCAGATGACAACCTTCAGTAGTGATCACACCCTCTATGGTGACCAGATGACAAATTCCAGTGGTTACCAGACACACTTTGGGAGCCAGATGACAACCTCCAGTAGTAGTCCCAGCCTCTATGGTGACCAGATAACAACTTCCAGTGGTTACCAGACCCTCTGTAGGGGCCAGGTGACAACCTCCAATAGTGACCAGACCTATAAGGACCACATGACAACCTCCAGTAGTGATCACACCCTCTATGGTGACCAGATGGCAAATTCCACCGGTTATCAGACCCTCTCTGGGGGCCAGATAACAACCTCCAATGGTGAACAGACCTACTATAAAGACCAGATGACAACCTCCAGTAGTGATCACATCCTCTATGGTGGCCAGATGATGactttttgtggttaccagacCCTCTATGGGGGTCAGATGACAACCTCCAATGGTGACCAGACCTTCTATAAGGACCAGATGACAACTCTGAAAGAGGGCCAGGTGACAACCTCCAATGGTGAACAGACCCACTATAAGGACCAGATGGCAACCTTCAGTAGTGATCACACACTCTGTGGTGACCAGATGACAACTTCCAGTGGTTACCAGAACCTCTGTGGGAGCCAAATGGCAACCTCCAGTGGTGACCAGACTTTCTATAAGGACCAGATGACATCTCTGAGAGGGGGCCATATGACACCCTCCAGTGGCGACCAGACCTATAAGGGCCACATGACAACCTCCAGTAGTGATCACACCCTCTGTGGTGACCAGCTGAAAACTTCCAGTGATTTCCAGACCATCCGTGGGGGTCAGATGACAACTTCCAATGGTGACCAGACCTTTTGTAAGGACCAGATGACATCTCTGAATGGAGGCCAGGTGACAACCTCCAATGGTGACCAGATCTATAAGGATCAGATGACATCTCTGAAAGGGGGCCAGATGACAACCTCCAATGATGAACAGACCTACTATAAGGACCACATGAAAGCCTCCAGTAGTGATCACATCCTCTGTGGTGACAAGATGACAACTTCCAGTGGTTACCAGAACCTCTGTGGGGGCCAGATGGCAACTTCCAATGATGACCAGACTTTCTTTAAGGACCAGATGACATCTCTGAAAGAGGGCTATATGACAACCTGCAGTGGTGAACAGACCTATTATAAGGACCAGATGACAACCTCCAGGAGTGATCACACCCTCTGTGCTGACCAGATGACAACTTCCAGTGGTTACCAGACCCTCTGTGGGGGCCAGATGACAAATCTTAAAGGAGACCAGGTGACAACCTCCAGTAGTGATCATACCCTCTCTGGTGACCAGGTGACAACTTCCAGTCGTTACCAGACCCTCTGTAGGGGCCAGATGACAACCTCCAATGGTGACCGGACTTTCTCGAAGGACCAGATGACATCCCTGAAAGGGGGCCAGGTGACAACCTCCAATGGTGGACAGACCTCCAGTAGTGATCATACCCTCTATGGTGACCAGATGGCAAATACCAGTGGTTACCAGATCCTCTCTGGGGGCCAGATAACAACCTCCAGTGGTGAGCAGGGGTACTATAAAGACCAGATGACAACCTCCAGTAGTGATCACACCCTCTATGGTGGCCAGATGATGACTTCTAGTGGTTACCAGACCTTCTATGGGGGCCAGATGACAACCTTCATTGGTGACAAGACCCTCTATAAGGACCAGATGATAACTCTGAAAGAGGGCCAGGTGACAACCTCCAATGGTGACCGGACCAGTAAGAACCAGGTGACAACTCTGAAAGAGAGCCAGATGACAATCTCCAGTAGTGATCACACCCTGTATGGTGACCAGATAACAACTTCCAGTGGTTATCAGACCCTCTGTGGGGGCCAGATGACAACCTCCAATG GGGACCAGATGACAAATCTTACAGGGGACCAGATGACAACCTCCAGTAGTGATCACATCCTCTATGGTGGCCACATAACAACTTCCAGTGGCTACCAGACTCTCTATGGGGACCAGATGACAACTCTTAAGGGGA GGGGCCAGATGACAACTTCCAGGGGTTACTATACCCTCTACAGGGGCTATATGATGTCCTGTCTAGTCTCATCATTGCCGT CTGGATTCCAATACTTTTCAGATTTCAATTTGATCCAAGGACAATCTCTGGAAGAGCAGAAGTGGAAACCCAAGGTCCAGAGACGTCAATCCCAGAAGAATCATGACATTTTGAAGCTCTACACCTGCACATATCAGGACTGTGGGAAATCGTATTTAAGGCGTGCCCGTCTCCGAATCCATGAATGCATACACACTG GGGAGAAGCCCTATATATGCAATGTAAAGGGATGCGCACGGAAATTTTCCCGCTCAGATGGGCTCTACAGACACAAGAAAAAACACAATGGAGAGCGACCCTACGTGTGTACTAGATGCAACAAGAATTTTGCACGATCTGATCATCTAAAGCTGCATCAAAAATCCCATGAATAA